Below is a genomic region from Chromatiaceae bacterium.
TGTCGGGGTCGCGCACGCTCAGCTTGATCGACTCCCGCCGGACGCGTTCGCTAGCCTCGGCAAGCCGCGTCTGCAGCTCCTCTGGGGTCTGTGCACACTCACCGGCCAGCTCGCAGATCCGACCGAACAGTTCCAGCGCACGCTGCAGCAACCAGGCATCCGCGAGCTCGCCATTGACCTCCGGCGGGTAGGGTGAGTCGAGCACCGCGGCGCGCAGCAGCCGTGGCGCGCGGCGCATCATCTCCAGGGCAACGCGGCTGCCGTAGGACACCCCGTATAGATCCCATTGCTCCAGGCCCATCGCCCGCATCAGATCGATCGCATCGCGCACGTTCAGATCCGTGGTGAAACGGTGCAGGTCGACGCCATCGGCACGCAGCCGGTCGTGGCAGGCACGTGAGGCGTCGCGCACTCGGCGGTAGGTCTCTTCGGTCGGCAGCGGCAACGGCAGCAACTCGCGGCGCACCGTGCGCAGCTCGGGGCAATCGTAGGCCGGTTGCGACAGGCCGACGCCGCGCTGGTCGTACAGCACCAGGTCGGCAGGCCAATCGTTCGCATCGAACCATTCCAGCCAGAAAGCGATCTCGTCGGATTTCAGCCAGGCAGAACCACCGGGTCCACCGGCGATGTACAGCACCGGTGGACCACGGCGCTTCCAGAACCATTGCCGCAGGTACACCACCGGCAGCGCAAAACGCTCGGGGTTCGCCCCCGGTTCAGGTGCCGTGTGCAGCCGGCCGCAGTGGATCGGCCGCCACCAGGGGCGCTCGAACCAGCAGTCGACCCATTCCAGGCGTGCGCCGTCCTCGAGTTCCAGTGCGGGCGGTGGCGCGTGCAGCGCCTGCCATCCCCACCAAAGACCCGGTGCCAAAACCACGAGCCAGACCAACAGGCGCAGCAGGACCATCAAACGCGGTCCGCGAGATAGTCGATCAACA
It encodes:
- a CDS encoding alpha/beta hydrolase, with protein sequence MVLLRLLVWLVVLAPGLWWGWQALHAPPPALELEDGARLEWVDCWFERPWWRPIHCGRLHTAPEPGANPERFALPVVYLRQWFWKRRGPPVLYIAGGPGGSAWLKSDEIAFWLEWFDANDWPADLVLYDQRGVGLSQPAYDCPELRTVRRELLPLPLPTEETYRRVRDASRACHDRLRADGVDLHRFTTDLNVRDAIDLMRAMGLEQWDLYGVSYGSRVALEMMRRAPRLLRAAVLDSPYPPEVNGELADAWLLQRALELFGRICELAGECAQTPEELQTRLAEASERVRRESIKLSVRDPDTGRDIAVVYDDEDLAWLLFDAMYQWDLIPHLPESLRALAEGRLDSPMRSLIQDSVDNLLDDAISDPVASSVDCHDGGAVDLRDAEAQLQLYPRAAQIKRFDWQYHACRFWDSGEAPAAFRTPVVADVPTLLLAGEFDPVTPPEWAEDAVRHLRRGRVFVFPAVGHGVLDSHVCAAELVRDFFSDPNDPVVPKCLERL